The following coding sequences lie in one Micromonospora sp. R77 genomic window:
- a CDS encoding type 1 glutamine amidotransferase codes for MSTESLRIVWIYPDLLSTYGDRGNMLILARRAQLRGMPVEVLEVRSDQRLPATADIYLIGGGEDGPQALGAQRLIADGGLHRAVAQGSVVFGVCAGYQLLGTSFFAKGTECAGLGLLDLRSDRGPSRAVGELAGEIDPRLGVPALTGFENHGGRTHLGPEVAPLARVTAGVGNDGATEGAWRGKLLGTYSHGPALARNPALADLLLRWATGVHQLPALDDTWAERLRSERRAAVAAAARP; via the coding sequence GTGTCAACTGAGAGCCTGCGCATCGTCTGGATCTATCCCGACCTGCTGTCCACCTACGGCGACCGGGGCAACATGCTGATCCTGGCCCGCCGGGCCCAGCTGCGCGGCATGCCGGTCGAGGTGCTGGAGGTCCGCTCCGACCAGCGGCTGCCGGCCACCGCCGACATCTATCTGATCGGCGGCGGCGAGGACGGCCCGCAGGCGCTCGGCGCGCAGCGGTTGATCGCCGACGGCGGCCTGCACCGCGCGGTGGCCCAGGGCTCGGTGGTGTTCGGGGTGTGCGCCGGCTACCAGCTGCTCGGCACCTCCTTCTTCGCCAAGGGCACCGAGTGCGCCGGGCTGGGGCTGCTCGACCTGCGCTCCGACCGGGGGCCCAGCCGGGCCGTCGGCGAGTTGGCCGGTGAGATCGACCCGCGGCTGGGCGTGCCGGCGCTGACCGGCTTCGAGAACCACGGCGGCCGGACCCACCTCGGCCCCGAAGTCGCCCCGCTGGCCCGGGTCACCGCCGGCGTCGGCAACGACGGCGCCACCGAGGGCGCCTGGCGCGGCAAGCTGCTCGGCACCTATTCGCACGGGCCGGCCCTGGCCCGCAACCCTGCCCTGGCGGACCTGCTGCTGCGCTGGGCCACCGGCGTCCACCAACTGCCCGCGCTGGACGACACCTGGGCCGAGCGGCTCCGCTCGGAACGCCGCGCCGCGGTGGCCGCCGCCGCCCGACCGTGA
- a CDS encoding phosphotransferase yields MNAEDRLPGGFIAEVVRIGDTVRRTPPTDADFVGALLRHLAVSAPGVAPAYLGTDERGRQVLAHVAGRVPWRDREEDAFFSDAALAGLARLVRTLHDACAGTALAGGAETVCHRDLSPKNTVYRATPAGLLPVTLLDWDLAGPGRRIEDVAFAGWHWATLGGDADPAELGRRCRLLCDGYDAAGDPPLCRAGLLDVMLDQIEGTWRGIAAGAERDAPGMRRLRAAGVVEVVRGWQDWLIRCRPAVEASLGAR; encoded by the coding sequence ATGAACGCCGAGGACCGGCTGCCCGGCGGGTTCATCGCCGAAGTGGTCCGGATCGGCGACACGGTCCGCCGCACTCCCCCGACGGACGCCGACTTCGTCGGTGCGTTGCTGCGGCACCTGGCCGTGTCGGCGCCCGGGGTGGCACCGGCGTACCTCGGAACGGACGAGCGGGGCCGCCAGGTGCTGGCCCACGTGGCCGGCCGGGTGCCCTGGCGGGACCGGGAGGAGGACGCCTTCTTCTCCGATGCCGCCCTGGCCGGGCTGGCCCGGCTGGTCCGTACCCTGCACGACGCCTGCGCCGGCACCGCCCTGGCCGGCGGCGCGGAGACCGTCTGCCACCGCGACCTGTCGCCGAAGAACACGGTGTACCGCGCCACGCCGGCCGGGCTGCTTCCGGTCACCCTGCTGGACTGGGACCTGGCCGGACCGGGCCGCCGGATCGAGGACGTCGCCTTCGCCGGCTGGCACTGGGCCACCCTCGGCGGCGACGCTGACCCGGCGGAGCTGGGCCGCCGCTGCCGGCTGCTCTGCGACGGCTACGACGCGGCCGGTGATCCGCCGCTGTGCCGGGCCGGTCTGCTCGACGTCATGCTCGACCAGATCGAGGGCACCTGGCGCGGCATCGCCGCCGGCGCGGAGCGGGACGCGCCCGGCATGCGCCGGCTCCGCGCGGCCGGCGTGGTCGAGGTGGTGCGCGGCTGGCAGGACTGGCTGATCCGGTGTCGTCCGGCGGTGGAGGCGTCCCTCGGCGCCCGCTGA
- a CDS encoding response regulator transcription factor gives MSVRVLLVDDQPLVRAGLRVLIADARDLTVVGEAGTGAEAVRLVREVAPDVVLMDLRMPGTDGIAATRAITAAGGPTRVLVLTTFDDDEHVHAALRAGASGFLVKDMALEEILGAVRVVAAGDALIAPGVTRRLIAEFARRPDPLPRPRGLPGVTDREREVLTLVGRGLSNAEIAAELVISPATAKAHVARLFTKLDARDRVHLVIAAFDAGLVAPSR, from the coding sequence GTGAGCGTCCGGGTGCTGCTCGTCGACGACCAGCCCCTGGTCCGCGCCGGACTGCGGGTGCTCATCGCGGACGCGCGGGACCTGACGGTCGTCGGTGAGGCGGGCACGGGCGCCGAGGCGGTCCGGCTGGTCCGCGAGGTCGCCCCCGACGTGGTGCTGATGGACCTGCGGATGCCGGGCACCGACGGGATCGCGGCGACCCGGGCGATCACCGCGGCCGGTGGCCCGACCCGGGTGCTGGTGCTCACCACCTTCGACGACGACGAGCACGTGCACGCGGCGCTGCGGGCCGGGGCGAGCGGCTTCCTGGTCAAGGACATGGCGCTGGAGGAGATCCTGGGCGCGGTGCGGGTGGTGGCGGCCGGGGACGCGCTGATCGCGCCCGGTGTGACCCGGCGACTCATCGCCGAGTTCGCCCGCCGACCCGACCCGCTGCCCCGACCGCGTGGGCTGCCCGGGGTGACCGACCGGGAGCGGGAGGTGTTGACCCTGGTCGGGCGGGGACTGTCCAACGCGGAGATCGCCGCCGAGTTGGTGATCAGCCCAGCCACCGCGAAGGCGCACGTGGCCCGCCTCTTCACCAAGCTGGACGCCCGGGACCGGGTGCACCTGGTGATCGCCGCCTTCGACGCGGGCCTGGTCGCACCGTCCCGCTGA
- a CDS encoding sensor histidine kinase, with product MEVIAPAPRPAARRARTVLIWAGVALLPVVVLFTPSLADGAAGLYLPTLGGTGPGIPFRYLAPALVVLLPAGLLGRRPLLALGLMLAGSSLVTITTSSWENGYLAGIWYLQFLVIDLMLGLVAARNPRRISIVAAGAVLVVQVAASFVSLATDPVGRATVSVLAVVAAWLAGDSRRSRRRHAEALRAHAAAEAVTAERLRIARELHDLVAHSIGVIAIQAGVGVRVIDTQPGQARVALAVIERTSRETLTGLRRALGALRRPEGAAASLDPTPGLVDLDRLVTAAGDAGVRVDLRRDGEPGPLPDDVQLVAYRIVQEGLTNVVRHAATDHCRVTVEHRPQGVRIEVVDDGRGGPLGGTGHGIVGMRERVILLGGRFAAAPRPEGGFRVTAWLPAPGAGA from the coding sequence ATGGAGGTCATCGCCCCTGCTCCGCGTCCCGCCGCCCGGCGGGCGCGGACGGTCCTGATCTGGGCCGGCGTCGCACTGCTGCCGGTCGTCGTGCTCTTCACCCCGAGCCTCGCCGACGGCGCCGCCGGGCTGTACCTGCCCACCCTGGGCGGCACCGGGCCCGGCATCCCGTTCCGTTACCTCGCGCCCGCCCTGGTGGTGCTCCTGCCCGCCGGCCTGCTCGGGCGCCGTCCGCTGCTCGCCCTGGGGCTGATGCTCGCCGGATCGTCCCTCGTGACCATCACGACCAGCTCCTGGGAGAACGGCTACCTCGCCGGCATCTGGTATCTCCAGTTCCTCGTCATCGACCTGATGCTGGGGCTGGTCGCGGCACGTAACCCGCGCCGGATCTCGATCGTCGCGGCCGGTGCGGTGCTCGTCGTCCAGGTGGCGGCCAGCTTCGTCAGCCTGGCGACCGACCCGGTGGGCCGGGCCACCGTCTCGGTGCTCGCGGTGGTCGCCGCCTGGCTGGCCGGCGACTCACGCCGGTCCCGGCGCCGGCACGCCGAGGCGCTGCGCGCACACGCCGCCGCCGAGGCGGTCACCGCCGAGCGGCTGCGCATCGCCCGGGAACTGCACGATCTGGTGGCGCACAGCATCGGTGTGATCGCCATCCAGGCCGGCGTCGGCGTCCGGGTCATCGACACCCAGCCGGGACAGGCCCGGGTGGCGCTCGCCGTCATCGAGCGGACCAGCCGGGAGACGCTGACCGGGCTGCGGCGTGCCCTGGGCGCGCTGCGCCGGCCGGAGGGCGCGGCGGCGTCCCTCGACCCCACACCGGGCCTGGTCGACCTGGACCGACTGGTCACCGCGGCCGGCGACGCCGGGGTACGGGTGGACCTGCGTCGGGACGGCGAGCCCGGTCCGCTGCCGGACGACGTACAGCTGGTGGCGTACCGGATCGTGCAGGAGGGGCTGACCAACGTGGTCCGGCACGCGGCGACCGACCACTGCCGGGTGACCGTCGAGCACCGGCCGCAGGGGGTACGCATCGAGGTGGTGGACGACGGGCGGGGCGGCCCGCTCGGCGGCACCGGGCACGGCATCGTCGGGATGCGGGAGCGGGTGATCCTGCTCGGTGGCCGGTTCGCCGCCGCGCCCCGGCCCGAGGGCGGCTTCCGGGTCACCGCCTGGCTCCCGGCGCCGGGAGCCGGCGCGTGA
- a CDS encoding ABC transporter ATP-binding protein, with translation MIELRDLTKRYGRTTAVDRLTLTVRPGHVTGFLGPNGAGKSTTLRLILGLHRPTGGTTLVQGHPFAESPRGLHLVGALLDAGDVHGGRSARAHLSALARSNRIPRRRVDETLREVGLAAAAERRIGGFSLGMKQRLGIAAALLGDPPVLLFDEPFNGLDPEGVRWVRGLFHRLAGEGRTVLVSSHLMSEMEQTADHLVVIGRGELVADESLAGFAARSARPHLVVRTPDPGRLATTARAAGGQVTVDGDALTVTGLTATELGELASAHRIPLHELATRTASLEEAFMDLTADRVEYLAGDHR, from the coding sequence ATGATCGAGCTGAGGGACCTCACCAAACGATACGGCCGGACCACGGCCGTCGACCGGCTGACCCTGACCGTGCGACCCGGACATGTGACCGGGTTCCTCGGGCCCAACGGCGCCGGCAAGTCCACCACGCTGCGGCTGATCCTCGGCCTGCACCGCCCCACCGGCGGCACGACGCTGGTGCAGGGGCATCCGTTCGCCGAGAGCCCGCGCGGCCTGCACCTCGTCGGCGCGCTGCTCGACGCCGGCGACGTCCACGGCGGGCGCAGCGCCCGGGCCCACCTGTCCGCGCTGGCCCGCAGCAACCGCATCCCCCGCCGCCGGGTCGACGAGACGCTGCGCGAGGTCGGGCTGGCCGCCGCCGCCGAGCGCCGCATCGGCGGCTTCTCGCTCGGCATGAAGCAGCGCCTCGGTATCGCCGCCGCACTGCTCGGCGACCCGCCCGTGCTGCTCTTCGACGAACCGTTCAACGGCCTCGACCCGGAGGGAGTGCGCTGGGTGCGTGGGCTGTTTCACCGGCTGGCCGGCGAGGGGCGCACCGTGCTGGTCTCCAGCCACCTGATGAGCGAGATGGAGCAGACCGCCGACCACCTCGTCGTGATCGGCCGGGGGGAGCTGGTGGCCGACGAGAGCCTCGCCGGCTTCGCGGCCCGCAGCGCCCGGCCGCACCTCGTCGTGCGTACCCCCGATCCGGGGCGGCTGGCGACGACGGCGCGGGCAGCCGGCGGCCAGGTGACGGTCGACGGCGACGCCCTCACCGTGACCGGCCTGACCGCCACCGAACTGGGCGAGCTGGCGTCCGCCCACCGGATCCCGCTGCACGAACTGGCCACCCGAACCGCATCCCTGGAGGAGGCGTTCATGGACCTGACCGCCGACCGCGTCGAATACCTGGCAGGAGACCACCGATGA
- a CDS encoding ABC transporter permease subunit, with protein MTPVPASATRSAAPLIGPRARFRDLVAAEWIKLWSLRSTYGSLALIAVSAVLFSARAALADQYNWPDYSPERRAAFDPIHDAFPEEGWLFIILAAGAVGALMIAGEYASGQIRTTFAAVPARRAVVAAKVVVLGAVMLVVGVLAAAASFWLSQAILADRQAGASIGEPQALRAVVASALLLPVCALIGFGVGALVRHTAPAIVITATLLLLAPMAFDISNRWTAVAHNALPVPAWERLVGNPYVLPNLHVATVAGSWTVFAVWPLVAALLATVVVHRREP; from the coding sequence ATGACCCCCGTACCCGCATCCGCGACCCGGTCCGCCGCTCCGCTCATCGGGCCGAGGGCCCGCTTCCGGGACCTGGTCGCCGCCGAGTGGATCAAGCTCTGGTCGTTGCGTTCCACGTACGGGTCGCTCGCCCTCATCGCGGTCTCCGCCGTGCTGTTCAGCGCCCGCGCCGCCCTCGCCGACCAGTACAACTGGCCGGACTACTCCCCCGAGCGGCGGGCCGCGTTCGACCCGATCCATGACGCCTTTCCCGAGGAGGGTTGGCTCTTCATCATCCTGGCGGCCGGCGCCGTCGGCGCGCTGATGATCGCCGGGGAGTACGCCAGCGGCCAGATCCGGACCACCTTCGCCGCGGTGCCGGCCCGCCGCGCGGTGGTCGCCGCCAAGGTGGTGGTGCTGGGGGCCGTCATGCTCGTCGTCGGCGTGCTGGCCGCGGCGGCGTCGTTCTGGCTCTCCCAGGCGATCCTCGCCGACCGGCAGGCCGGCGCGTCGATCGGCGAGCCCCAGGCGCTGCGGGCCGTCGTGGCGTCGGCGCTGCTACTCCCGGTCTGCGCGCTCATCGGGTTCGGGGTCGGTGCGCTGGTCCGGCACACCGCGCCGGCGATCGTGATCACCGCGACGCTGCTGCTGTTGGCGCCGATGGCATTCGACATCTCCAACCGGTGGACGGCGGTGGCCCACAACGCGCTGCCGGTGCCCGCCTGGGAACGCCTGGTCGGCAACCCGTACGTACTGCCGAACCTGCACGTGGCGACGGTCGCCGGCTCCTGGACGGTGTTCGCCGTCTGGCCGCTGGTCGCCGCGCTGCTCGCGACGGTCGTCGTCCACCGCCGCGAGCCCTGA
- the leuS gene encoding leucine--tRNA ligase, which yields MSEAAAPASDIPPYRYTAALADEIEHRWQDAWEREGTFHAPNPTGPLADPGHPRAGAEKLYVLDMFPYPSGAGLHVGHPLGYIGTDCYARYQRMAGRNVLHAMGFDAFGLPAEQYAVQTGTHPRTTTVANIERYRAQLRRLGLGHDERRSVATIDTDFYRWTQWIFLQVFNSWYDPEARKARPIADLVAEFEGGTRPTPDGRRWAELTVAERRQVVDDHRLAYVSEAPVNWCPGLGTVLANEEVTADGRSERGNFPVFKRNLKQWMMRITAYGDRLLDDLDTLDWPEPIKLMQRNWIGRSSGAHIDFPTDAAPVRVFTTRPDTIFGATYMVLAPEHELVDVLVPAAWPAGTKDAWTGGHANPRAAVEAYRKAAAAKTDVERQADSKEKTGVFVGAYATNPVTGGRVPIFIADYVLAGYGTGAIMAVPAEDERDHAFAEVYELPVVRTVQPPEGFTGGAYTGTGPMINSAAPDRGLDLNGLGMADAKARVIEWLEANGHGTGAVTWRLRDWLFSRQRYWGEPFPIVYDSTGAPIALPESMLPVELPEVDDFSPKTFDPEDADSNPETPLSRRRDWVEVELDLGDGPKRYTRETNVMPQWAGSCWYELRYLDPTNAERFVDPANEAYWMGPQRPGDCGGTDLYVGGAEHAVLHLLYARFWHKVLFDLGHVSSFEPFRKLFNQGMIQAYAFRDARRAPVPAEEVVEVDGRWFHGEQEVTREYGKMGKSLKNVVTPDEMCAAYGADTFRVYEMSMGPLEVSRPWDTRAVVGSYRFLQRVWRAVIDEQTGDLRVTDAPADEATRRLLHKVIDGVRGDMDGIRFNTAIAKLIELTNGLTRLAETPREVAEPLVLMVAPFAPHVAEELWRRLGHDSSLAYADFPTADPALLVAETVTYPVQVNGKVRGRIEVAADAAEDDVRSAALEAVAGSLAGKEPRKVIVVKGRMVSVVA from the coding sequence ATGAGTGAGGCAGCCGCACCGGCGAGCGACATCCCCCCCTACCGGTACACCGCAGCGCTGGCCGACGAGATCGAGCACCGGTGGCAGGACGCCTGGGAGCGGGAGGGCACCTTCCACGCGCCGAACCCGACCGGGCCGCTGGCCGACCCGGGCCACCCCCGGGCCGGCGCCGAGAAGCTGTACGTGCTGGACATGTTCCCCTACCCCTCCGGCGCGGGCCTGCACGTCGGCCACCCGCTGGGCTACATCGGCACCGACTGCTACGCCCGCTACCAGCGGATGGCCGGGCGGAACGTGCTGCACGCGATGGGCTTCGACGCGTTCGGGCTGCCCGCCGAGCAGTACGCGGTGCAAACCGGCACCCACCCGCGCACCACCACCGTGGCGAACATCGAGCGGTACCGGGCGCAGCTGCGCCGGCTGGGGCTGGGCCACGACGAGCGGCGCTCGGTGGCGACCATCGACACCGACTTCTACCGCTGGACGCAGTGGATCTTCCTGCAGGTCTTCAACTCCTGGTACGACCCGGAGGCCCGCAAGGCCCGGCCGATCGCCGACCTGGTCGCCGAGTTCGAGGGGGGCACCCGGCCCACCCCGGACGGCCGCCGCTGGGCCGAGCTGACCGTGGCCGAGCGCCGGCAGGTCGTCGACGACCACCGGCTGGCGTACGTCTCCGAGGCACCGGTGAACTGGTGCCCGGGGCTGGGCACCGTGCTGGCCAACGAGGAGGTCACCGCCGACGGCCGCTCCGAGCGGGGCAACTTCCCGGTCTTCAAGCGCAACCTGAAGCAGTGGATGATGCGGATCACCGCGTACGGCGATCGGCTGCTGGACGACCTGGACACGCTGGACTGGCCGGAGCCGATCAAGCTGATGCAGCGCAACTGGATCGGGCGGTCCAGCGGCGCGCACATCGACTTCCCGACCGACGCCGCCCCGGTACGGGTGTTCACGACCCGGCCGGACACCATCTTCGGCGCCACGTACATGGTGCTGGCCCCCGAGCACGAGCTGGTCGACGTGCTGGTGCCGGCCGCCTGGCCGGCCGGGACGAAGGACGCCTGGACCGGTGGGCACGCCAACCCGCGGGCCGCCGTCGAGGCGTACCGGAAGGCCGCCGCGGCGAAGACGGACGTGGAGCGGCAGGCGGACAGCAAGGAGAAGACCGGCGTCTTCGTCGGCGCGTACGCGACCAACCCGGTCACCGGCGGACGCGTCCCGATCTTCATCGCCGACTACGTGCTGGCCGGCTACGGCACCGGCGCGATCATGGCGGTGCCGGCCGAGGACGAGCGCGACCACGCCTTCGCCGAGGTCTACGAGCTGCCCGTGGTGCGGACCGTGCAGCCGCCGGAGGGCTTCACCGGCGGGGCGTACACCGGCACCGGTCCGATGATCAACAGCGCCGCGCCCGACCGCGGCCTGGACCTGAACGGCCTGGGCATGGCCGACGCCAAGGCCCGGGTCATCGAGTGGCTGGAGGCCAACGGGCACGGCACCGGCGCGGTCACCTGGCGGCTGCGCGACTGGCTGTTCAGCCGGCAGCGCTACTGGGGCGAGCCGTTCCCGATCGTGTACGACTCCACCGGCGCGCCGATCGCGCTGCCCGAGTCGATGCTGCCGGTCGAGCTGCCCGAGGTGGACGACTTCTCGCCGAAGACGTTCGACCCGGAGGACGCCGACAGCAACCCGGAGACCCCGCTGTCCCGCCGGCGCGACTGGGTGGAGGTGGAGCTGGACCTGGGTGACGGGCCGAAGCGCTACACCCGGGAGACCAACGTGATGCCGCAGTGGGCCGGCTCCTGCTGGTACGAGCTGCGCTACCTGGACCCGACCAACGCCGAGCGTTTCGTCGACCCGGCGAACGAGGCGTACTGGATGGGGCCGCAGCGCCCCGGCGACTGCGGTGGCACCGACCTGTACGTCGGCGGCGCCGAGCACGCCGTGCTGCACCTGCTGTACGCGCGGTTCTGGCACAAGGTGCTGTTCGATCTGGGGCACGTCTCGTCGTTCGAGCCGTTCCGCAAGCTGTTCAACCAGGGCATGATCCAGGCGTACGCGTTCCGCGACGCCCGGCGCGCGCCGGTGCCGGCCGAGGAGGTCGTCGAGGTCGACGGCCGCTGGTTCCACGGCGAGCAGGAGGTCACCCGCGAGTACGGCAAGATGGGCAAGTCCCTGAAGAACGTCGTCACCCCGGACGAGATGTGCGCCGCCTACGGCGCGGACACCTTCCGGGTGTACGAGATGTCGATGGGACCGCTGGAGGTCTCCCGCCCCTGGGACACCCGGGCGGTCGTCGGGTCGTACCGGTTCCTGCAGCGGGTCTGGCGGGCCGTGATCGACGAGCAGACCGGTGACCTGCGGGTGACCGACGCGCCGGCCGACGAGGCGACCCGCCGGCTGCTGCACAAGGTCATCGACGGCGTCCGCGGCGACATGGACGGGATCCGGTTCAACACCGCGATCGCCAAGCTGATCGAGCTGACCAACGGGCTGACCCGGCTGGCGGAGACGCCGCGCGAGGTGGCCGAGCCGCTGGTGCTGATGGTGGCGCCGTTTGCCCCGCACGTCGCCGAGGAACTGTGGCGGCGACTGGGCCACGACAGCTCCCTGGCGTACGCGGACTTCCCGACCGCCGATCCGGCGCTGCTGGTCGCCGAGACGGTGACCTATCCGGTGCAGGTCAACGGCAAGGTCCGGGGCCGGATCGAGGTGGCCGCCGACGCGGCCGAGGACGACGTCCGGTCGGCCGCGCTGGAGGCGGTCGCGGGTTCGCTGGCCGGCAAGGAGCCCCGCAAGGTCATCGTGGTGAAGGGCCGGATGGTCTCGGTCGTCGCCTGA
- a CDS encoding MoxR family ATPase, which yields MTQQTWDEVGGLLPHDEFRAASEAIVANIERVIEGKTATVRLALAVLLAEGHLLIEDVPGVGKTKLAKALARSIDCSVRRIQFTPDLLPSDVTGVSVYNQETHDFEFRPGAVFANLVVGDEINRASPKTQSALLECMEERQVTVDGVTYQLQTPFMVIATQNPIEMEGTYPLPEAQRDRFTARIAMGYPDVSAELAMLDGHGATDPLHELRPVSDAATVRQLIGHVRQVHVADAVKQYAIDLVTATREAPDLRLGASPRATLQLLRTARAVAALEGRDYVLPDDLQALAVPVLAHRIIPTADAQLARRTTDAIVSELVHRLPLPNDRKRSPYDTRPGGGNGRGPFEPRRP from the coding sequence GTGACACAACAGACCTGGGACGAGGTGGGCGGTCTGCTGCCGCACGACGAGTTCCGCGCCGCCAGCGAGGCCATCGTGGCCAACATCGAGCGGGTCATCGAGGGCAAGACGGCCACCGTCCGGCTCGCCCTGGCCGTCCTGCTCGCCGAGGGCCACCTGCTCATCGAGGACGTGCCCGGCGTCGGCAAGACCAAGCTGGCCAAGGCCCTCGCCCGCTCCATCGACTGCTCGGTCCGCCGCATCCAGTTCACCCCCGACCTGCTGCCCAGCGACGTCACCGGGGTCAGCGTCTACAACCAGGAGACGCACGACTTCGAGTTCCGTCCCGGCGCGGTCTTCGCCAACCTGGTCGTCGGCGACGAGATCAACCGGGCCTCGCCGAAGACCCAGTCGGCGCTGCTGGAGTGCATGGAGGAACGACAGGTCACCGTCGACGGGGTGACCTACCAGTTGCAGACCCCGTTCATGGTGATCGCGACGCAGAACCCGATCGAGATGGAGGGGACCTACCCGCTGCCGGAGGCGCAGCGCGACCGGTTCACCGCCCGGATCGCGATGGGCTACCCGGACGTCTCGGCCGAGCTGGCCATGCTGGACGGCCACGGCGCCACCGACCCGCTGCACGAGCTGCGCCCGGTCTCCGACGCGGCGACCGTCCGCCAGCTCATCGGCCACGTCCGGCAGGTGCACGTCGCCGACGCCGTCAAGCAGTACGCCATCGACCTGGTCACCGCCACCCGGGAGGCTCCCGACCTGCGCCTCGGCGCGTCCCCGCGGGCCACCCTCCAGCTGCTGCGCACCGCCCGGGCGGTCGCCGCCCTGGAGGGCCGCGACTACGTGCTGCCCGACGACCTCCAGGCGCTGGCGGTGCCGGTGCTCGCGCACCGGATCATCCCGACCGCCGACGCCCAGCTCGCCCGGCGCACCACCGACGCGATCGTCTCCGAGTTGGTGCACCGGCTCCCGTTGCCGAACGACCGCAAGCGCTCCCCCTACGACACCCGGCCCGGCGGCGGCAACGGCCGCGGGCCGTTCGAGCCACGGAGGCCGTGA
- a CDS encoding DUF58 domain-containing protein, with the protein MRAGLRGLTTRGRSFLAAAVAAAVSAGILGEKDLLRVAVLLAVLPLLAAAYVGRSRYKLACNRSLEPHRVPVGASSRVVLRLQNLSRLPTGTLLLEDRLPYALGSRPRVVLERLGAHQASSVAYTVRADVRGRYEVGPLVVRLTDPFGLCELSRAFPSTDHLTVIPQVTPLPSVRLPGEYAGSGDSRARSVAVHGEDDAATREYRMGDDLRRVHWKSTARTGELMVRREEQPWESRATVVLDTRAYGHRGDGPTASFEWAVSAAASIAVHLRQAGYKLRLVTGSGADVDATEAGGEGLLLDHLADVRLDTNGEIGTLVQRVRQRSDGGLVIALFGALNTAEAELLAGLRGNGATCVGFLLDSSSWLNLPEKARAEADRLHDTAALALLQSGWRVIGVDHGGRLPALWPQAARGSQGFALRAALAETVAGGMR; encoded by the coding sequence GTGCGTGCCGGGCTGCGCGGGCTGACCACCCGCGGCCGCTCCTTCCTGGCGGCCGCGGTCGCCGCCGCGGTCTCCGCCGGCATCCTCGGCGAGAAGGACCTGCTGCGGGTCGCCGTCCTGCTGGCCGTGCTGCCGCTGCTCGCCGCGGCGTACGTGGGACGCAGCCGCTACAAGCTCGCCTGCAACCGCTCGCTGGAGCCGCACCGGGTGCCGGTCGGCGCCAGTTCCCGGGTGGTGCTGCGGCTGCAGAACCTGTCCCGGCTGCCCACCGGCACCCTGCTGCTGGAGGACCGGCTGCCGTACGCGCTGGGCAGCCGGCCCCGGGTGGTGCTGGAACGGCTCGGCGCGCACCAGGCCAGCTCGGTGGCGTACACGGTGCGGGCCGACGTGCGCGGCCGGTACGAGGTGGGCCCCCTGGTGGTCCGCCTCACCGACCCGTTCGGGCTCTGCGAGCTCAGCCGCGCCTTTCCCAGCACCGACCACCTCACCGTCATCCCGCAGGTCACCCCCCTGCCCTCGGTCCGCCTCCCCGGGGAGTACGCGGGCAGCGGCGACAGCCGGGCCCGTTCGGTGGCGGTGCACGGCGAGGACGACGCGGCCACCCGGGAGTACCGGATGGGCGACGACCTGCGGCGGGTGCACTGGAAGTCCACGGCGCGCACCGGTGAGCTGATGGTGCGCCGCGAGGAGCAGCCGTGGGAGAGCCGCGCGACGGTGGTCCTGGACACCCGGGCGTACGGCCACCGGGGCGACGGCCCGACGGCGAGCTTCGAGTGGGCGGTCTCCGCCGCGGCCAGCATCGCGGTGCACCTGCGTCAGGCCGGTTACAAGCTGCGCCTGGTCACCGGCTCCGGGGCGGACGTGGACGCCACCGAGGCCGGCGGTGAGGGTCTGCTCCTCGACCACCTCGCCGACGTCCGGTTGGACACCAACGGTGAGATCGGCACGTTGGTGCAGCGGGTCCGGCAGCGGTCCGACGGCGGCCTGGTCATCGCCCTGTTCGGCGCGTTGAACACCGCCGAGGCCGAGCTGCTGGCCGGGCTGCGCGGCAACGGCGCCACCTGCGTGGGCTTCCTGCTGGACAGCTCCTCCTGGCTGAACCTCCCGGAGAAGGCCCGGGCCGAGGCGGACCGCCTGCACGACACCGCCGCGCTCGCCCTGCTGCAGAGCGGCTGGCGGGTGATCGGGGTCGACCACGGCGGCCGGCTGCCGGCGCTGTGGCCGCAGGCGGCCCGCGGGTCGCAGGGCTTCGCGCTGCGTGCCGCGCTCGCCGAGACCGTCGCCGGGGGCATGCGATGA
- a CDS encoding DUF3040 domain-containing protein has product MPLSEHEQRLFEQIERSLAEDPKFASAVRASDPRFHARRRLLVAAAVVIAGLALLIYGAVIKTPPLAVAGFVVMLASLGYAVQSHRRSQSPDLHVVGGTTSRRRPRGRAGRRGSFLDRMEDRWRQRPEGHR; this is encoded by the coding sequence GTGCCGCTCTCGGAGCACGAGCAGCGGCTGTTCGAGCAGATCGAGCGGTCGCTTGCCGAGGATCCCAAGTTCGCCTCGGCCGTTCGCGCCAGCGACCCGCGTTTCCACGCGCGGCGTCGCCTGCTCGTCGCTGCCGCCGTGGTCATTGCTGGTCTGGCCCTGTTGATCTACGGTGCCGTGATCAAGACGCCACCGCTGGCGGTGGCGGGTTTCGTCGTCATGCTGGCCTCGCTGGGCTATGCGGTGCAGTCGCACCGCCGGTCCCAGTCACCCGACCTGCACGTGGTCGGTGGCACGACCAGCCGTCGCCGTCCCCGTGGTCGCGCGGGTCGGCGGGGGTCGTTCCTCGACCGGATGGAGGATCGCTGGCGGCAGCGCCCGGAGGGGCACCGCTGA